One Lysinibacillus fusiformis genomic window carries:
- a CDS encoding helix-turn-helix domain-containing protein — MELQDLYKVSYQMIQGWLRLYQIQGEEGFKKSYTSYSAKFKMDVLNYMNKTGTFSYDAAAIFNISSPSLVRTWWRNFYAGGFDALIPNS, encoded by the coding sequence TTGGAACTTCAAGATTTATATAAGGTTTCTTATCAAATGATTCAAGGATGGCTCCGTTTATATCAAATACAGGGAGAAGAGGGATTTAAGAAATCCTATACAAGTTATTCTGCGAAGTTTAAAATGGATGTACTTAATTATATGAATAAAACGGGTACATTCTCCTACGATGCAGCGGCTATCTTTAATATTTCTTCTCCATCATTAGTGCGAACATGGTGGAGAAATTTTTATGCTGGTGGATTCGATGCCCTTATTCCTAACAGCTAG
- a CDS encoding methyl-accepting chemotaxis protein, which yields MSIIEALVLSVPYIHLALKEEAIVAVVEKESETVVKYLAGKRVDSGYQDGQKVNPADQNVFIAFRGQNADVIISEEVYGIAINAFSFPIRENGKVIGALAFGLPIDSELKLENYMNSMDSIVNSLQDKVHTIASHSEELAATSEEINKQAQHALEDSERTNDVTNLIKSISRQTNLLGLNASIEAARAGQHGAGFNIVAQEVRKLSFETSSATENIETSLRNINSNLENLRQNMGQINDATNEQAQLVQDFSEIIEELTTLSQEMKSFMHNALK from the coding sequence ATGAGTATTATTGAAGCTTTAGTACTTTCAGTACCCTACATCCATCTTGCTTTAAAAGAAGAAGCTATCGTGGCTGTCGTTGAAAAGGAAAGTGAAACCGTTGTAAAATATTTAGCTGGTAAACGTGTTGACTCAGGTTATCAGGATGGGCAAAAAGTAAATCCAGCTGATCAAAACGTTTTTATTGCCTTTCGAGGACAGAATGCCGATGTTATTATCTCAGAAGAAGTATATGGCATTGCTATTAATGCTTTTTCATTTCCCATTCGAGAAAATGGCAAAGTCATAGGTGCTCTTGCTTTCGGTCTTCCAATTGATAGTGAGCTCAAGCTCGAAAACTATATGAATTCCATGGATAGCATTGTAAATAGCTTACAAGATAAAGTACATACCATTGCCTCACATTCTGAAGAACTAGCTGCGACTAGTGAGGAAATAAACAAGCAGGCGCAACATGCCCTTGAAGATTCAGAAAGAACAAATGATGTCACAAATTTAATAAAAAGTATTTCTCGTCAAACAAATTTATTAGGCTTAAATGCATCCATTGAAGCTGCTCGTGCGGGACAACATGGCGCTGGTTTTAATATCGTGGCACAAGAGGTTAGAAAGCTGTCATTTGAAACATCTAGTGCAACTGAGAATATTGAAACATCCCTTCGTAACATTAATTCAAACCTTGAAAATCTAAGACAAAATATGGGGCAAATCAACGATGCAACGAATGAACAGGCACAGCTTGTACAAGATTTTAGTGAAATTATCGAAGAGCTAACCACTTTAAGCCAAGAAATGAAAAGCTTTATGCATAATGCCCTAAAGTAA
- a CDS encoding ferredoxin: MAKYTIVDKDTCIACGACGAAAPDIYDYDDEGIAFVILDDNMGTAEVPEDLLEDMQDAFEGCPTDSIKVADETFDGDSLKFE; encoded by the coding sequence ATGGCTAAATACACAATTGTTGATAAAGATACATGCATCGCTTGTGGCGCATGCGGAGCCGCAGCACCTGATATTTATGATTATGATGATGAAGGTATTGCCTTCGTCATTTTAGATGATAACATGGGAACTGCTGAAGTTCCAGAAGATCTACTAGAAGACATGCAAGATGCTTTCGAAGGTTGCCCAACTGATTCTATCAAAGTAGCAGATGAAACATTTGATGGCGATTCATTAAAATTCGAATAG
- a CDS encoding LysM peptidoglycan-binding domain-containing protein, producing MSKEDYRDKIEEHRQSFEEEQKEQQNLSRVSRMNQNGSTNKKPKNTKRKTPLMTILLVIFILIPLTILIYLVKFYEPGKTIEEAEKDSMDDAVVEIDKSGDGAKASAATDSNDKDAKANNDKDAKANEEAKEQAKKDAEKLAEKEKATEEAKKAEAKKAEEAKLAQQQAEAARKAEEAKKAEQARKAEEAKQAAAKASTHTVKENENLYRIALNHYGNGSEATLAKIRAANGMTSNTVMVGQVIKLP from the coding sequence ATGAGTAAAGAAGACTATCGTGATAAAATCGAAGAACATCGTCAATCATTTGAAGAAGAACAGAAAGAACAGCAAAATTTATCCAGAGTTTCGAGAATGAACCAAAATGGTAGCACTAACAAAAAGCCAAAAAATACGAAACGTAAAACGCCGTTAATGACCATTCTTTTAGTAATTTTTATACTAATCCCATTAACGATATTAATCTATTTGGTGAAATTCTATGAACCTGGTAAAACAATTGAAGAAGCCGAAAAGGACTCCATGGATGATGCTGTTGTTGAAATTGACAAGTCGGGCGATGGAGCAAAAGCTTCAGCGGCAACAGATTCAAATGATAAAGATGCTAAAGCAAATAATGATAAAGATGCTAAAGCAAATGAGGAAGCAAAAGAGCAAGCAAAAAAAGATGCTGAGAAACTAGCAGAAAAAGAGAAGGCTACTGAAGAAGCGAAAAAAGCCGAAGCAAAAAAGGCTGAAGAGGCTAAACTAGCACAGCAACAGGCCGAGGCTGCAAGAAAAGCGGAAGAAGCGAAGAAGGCCGAGCAGGCACGTAAAGCTGAAGAAGCGAAGCAAGCTGCAGCAAAAGCAAGCACACATACTGTCAAAGAAAATGAAAATCTATACCGAATTGCATTGAATCACTACGGCAATGGTAGTGAAGCAACGCTAGCAAAAATCCGTGCAGCGAACGGCATGACTTCCAACACAGTAATGGTTGGCCAAGTTATTAAACTACCATAA
- a CDS encoding GNAT family N-acetyltransferase: MQITIDQELSLRTVAVEDAHAVFALTDASREYLREWLPWLDFTKVVADSRAYIESCIAGYEAKSSLSLVIIFRNEIVGIAGFNAINPSNKIAAIGYWLSKDAQGHGIMTKTVKALMHYAFEELQLNKVEIRAAAGNVKSRAIPERLNFTTEGTIRAAEWLYDHYVDHVVYGMLAKEWQK; this comes from the coding sequence TTGCAAATTACGATTGATCAAGAATTATCCTTACGTACTGTGGCTGTAGAAGATGCACACGCAGTTTTTGCCCTAACGGATGCGTCTAGGGAATACCTACGCGAATGGTTGCCGTGGCTTGATTTCACAAAAGTGGTGGCCGATTCAAGAGCTTATATTGAAAGCTGTATCGCAGGCTACGAAGCAAAAAGTAGCCTCTCTCTTGTTATTATTTTTCGAAATGAAATCGTTGGCATTGCGGGTTTTAATGCCATCAATCCTTCCAATAAAATTGCTGCAATTGGCTATTGGCTAAGTAAAGACGCACAAGGGCATGGCATTATGACGAAGACTGTGAAAGCTTTAATGCACTATGCATTTGAAGAGCTACAGCTCAATAAAGTGGAAATTCGAGCCGCTGCTGGTAATGTAAAAAGTCGTGCTATTCCTGAACGACTAAACTTTACAACAGAAGGAACGATACGCGCCGCTGAATGGCTGTACGACCACTATGTTGACCATGTGGTATATGGTATGCTCGCAAAAGAATGGCAGAAATAG
- a CDS encoding metallophosphoesterase → MIYIGVFLLVVIAFLLYMWKVAFENNVLHHELVLKGKQEKIRLFFISDTHLRKINHQMIEQLDGPFDAVIIGGDFADSRTPISRIHENLDLLTPLGPTFFVWGNNDREVGEERLRSILQQHGVTILANDALLLPQKNRFWLSAIEDTSTMKYSFDAAFEKVEEQDLVVFISHNPGVFARVRAKFRADLMMGGHLHGGQIRLGPYGVHPNGSYREREGVMTLVSNGYGTTLLPLRFGAKPQCHIIDIEISGK, encoded by the coding sequence ATGATTTATATCGGTGTATTTCTTTTAGTAGTCATCGCTTTCCTACTCTATATGTGGAAGGTTGCATTTGAAAACAATGTCCTACATCATGAATTAGTACTGAAAGGTAAACAAGAAAAAATTCGACTATTTTTTATATCTGATACGCATTTGCGCAAAATTAATCACCAAATGATTGAGCAGTTAGATGGTCCATTTGATGCGGTCATAATCGGTGGAGATTTTGCAGATAGTCGTACACCCATTTCACGTATCCATGAAAACCTCGATTTGTTGACACCGCTAGGACCTACTTTTTTTGTTTGGGGCAATAATGACAGAGAGGTTGGCGAGGAGCGCCTACGTAGTATCTTACAACAACATGGGGTTACCATTTTGGCTAATGATGCGCTATTACTTCCTCAGAAAAATCGTTTTTGGTTAAGTGCTATTGAAGATACATCCACAATGAAATATAGCTTTGATGCAGCCTTTGAAAAAGTTGAGGAGCAGGATTTAGTTGTTTTTATTTCACATAATCCTGGTGTCTTTGCTCGTGTGCGTGCAAAATTTAGAGCAGATTTAATGATGGGTGGACATTTACATGGCGGTCAAATTCGACTTGGCCCGTATGGTGTACATCCAAATGGCTCTTATCGCGAGCGTGAGGGTGTGATGACTCTTGTGAGCAATGGTTATGGTACAACATTATTGCCATTACGTTTTGGGGCAAAACCACAATGTCATATAATTGACATTGAAATTTCAGGTAAATAA
- a CDS encoding YpbB family protein, whose product MFQQILLQIFQKLNNERTVSAAYHVLRGKRSGQTIQDIGLFQLHNYFGLLPKLSRATFDEAVSTFLQYSWLNMQETGHYSMKKLGLQRAEQTTTFLFDGWHYRGNEHAFFARLSLIVQSLSYHRAEIHSFSPISKDPQVQAWVRTFLVDHKYRSGHLQQQLFEECQLILAALPLSDRNKQLVLYRLSGHGLPGWTWQQLANNRKETVLDSQLAFTELLHTLLNEVHKTSDYLLLGQIADGLRIKALLTDSAQQTAHFYEQGYSMEQIVQIRNLKQSTIEDHLVELAMNEPNFSIGPFVSYEEAEKVWQASKQYQTKKLKALHEVVEGMSYFQLRLVLAKGEV is encoded by the coding sequence ATGTTTCAACAAATTTTATTGCAAATTTTTCAGAAGCTCAATAACGAACGAACAGTTTCGGCAGCTTATCATGTATTAAGAGGAAAACGTTCAGGCCAGACAATTCAAGACATTGGACTCTTTCAGCTACATAACTATTTTGGTTTACTTCCAAAGTTATCACGGGCAACATTTGATGAGGCTGTATCCACGTTTTTGCAATATAGTTGGTTAAATATGCAGGAAACTGGTCACTATTCCATGAAAAAGCTAGGTTTACAGCGAGCAGAGCAGACAACCACTTTTTTGTTTGATGGTTGGCATTATCGAGGGAATGAGCATGCATTTTTTGCTCGATTATCCCTGATTGTCCAAAGTTTATCGTATCACCGAGCGGAGATTCATTCATTTTCTCCGATTAGCAAAGATCCACAGGTACAAGCGTGGGTGCGTACTTTCTTAGTCGATCATAAGTATCGGTCAGGGCATTTGCAGCAACAGCTATTCGAGGAATGTCAACTAATATTGGCTGCACTGCCTCTATCTGATCGAAATAAACAGCTAGTCCTCTATCGATTGAGCGGTCATGGCTTACCTGGCTGGACGTGGCAGCAACTTGCAAACAATCGCAAGGAAACCGTTTTAGATAGTCAATTAGCATTTACAGAACTGCTACATACACTATTAAATGAAGTGCACAAGACCAGTGATTATTTACTACTTGGTCAAATAGCTGATGGATTACGCATTAAGGCGTTGCTGACTGATTCTGCACAACAAACTGCCCATTTTTATGAGCAAGGCTATTCGATGGAGCAAATCGTTCAAATACGCAATTTAAAACAAAGTACGATTGAGGATCATTTAGTTGAATTAGCGATGAATGAACCGAACTTTTCCATTGGCCCATTCGTCTCTTATGAAGAAGCGGAAAAAGTATGGCAGGCATCCAAGCAATATCAAACCAAAAAATTAAAGGCATTGCACGAAGTGGTTGAAGGCATGAGCTACTTCCAACTTAGACTTGTCCTTGCGAAGGGGGAAGTATAA
- a CDS encoding RecQ family ATP-dependent DNA helicase — MELEQTLAKYFGYTTFRPGQKEVIEAILAGKDGIALLPTGMGKSLCYQLPGYIMQKPVLIVSPLLSLMQDQVEQLKRIGEKRVVALNSFLSLNEKRYALHFLEQYRFIFTSPEMLLQQQVQEKLAKMELSLIVVDEAHCISQWGFDFRPDYLRIGEWFLQEKRPPVLALSATATQKVVTDIRTTLSLHEPFEFMYNVDRPSISLGRVAFADRTDKAKWITQHIKETAGPGILYMSSRKRAEQYSEAFAQVGIRVAAYHAGYGAEDRQFIQQQFIDGELDWIVATNAFGMGINKSDIRQVIHETMPANVANYMQEIGRAGRDGEPALAILLYCDGDEELAKFVVTGDLPSSGHVDRYQELLLQHMQPAQMIKNGELSETAFRVLEYWSHKESAEQVKARLNQLVLEKFQAVDEMLKITQTKDCIRTQLVGYFGQKLQEKPENCCENCGIHYDEINKVRLKQEKKVEMIPWESRLKQLLIGF; from the coding sequence ATGGAACTAGAACAAACATTAGCGAAATATTTTGGCTATACAACTTTTCGACCTGGTCAAAAGGAAGTGATTGAAGCAATTCTTGCTGGGAAAGATGGGATTGCATTATTACCAACAGGGATGGGTAAATCGCTTTGCTATCAATTACCGGGCTATATTATGCAGAAGCCTGTATTAATTGTGTCGCCTTTATTGTCATTAATGCAAGATCAAGTGGAGCAGTTAAAACGTATTGGAGAAAAAAGAGTGGTGGCCTTAAATTCATTTTTATCACTCAACGAAAAACGTTATGCACTACATTTTCTAGAGCAATATCGTTTTATTTTTACATCACCTGAGATGCTACTGCAACAACAGGTTCAGGAAAAACTAGCAAAAATGGAGTTAAGTCTAATTGTGGTCGATGAAGCGCACTGTATTTCACAGTGGGGTTTTGATTTTCGGCCAGATTACTTACGGATTGGTGAATGGTTTTTACAAGAAAAACGTCCACCTGTACTAGCATTGTCGGCGACTGCAACGCAAAAAGTTGTCACTGATATTCGTACAACATTATCGCTACATGAACCGTTTGAATTTATGTATAATGTGGATCGACCTTCTATATCTTTAGGGCGTGTCGCATTCGCAGATCGAACAGATAAGGCAAAGTGGATCACGCAACATATAAAAGAAACCGCAGGACCAGGTATTTTATACATGTCTTCGCGCAAGCGTGCGGAGCAATATAGTGAAGCATTTGCGCAAGTAGGTATACGAGTGGCCGCTTATCATGCCGGCTATGGGGCAGAGGATCGTCAGTTTATTCAGCAGCAATTTATTGACGGAGAGCTAGACTGGATTGTGGCTACCAATGCTTTTGGGATGGGAATCAATAAGTCAGATATTCGACAAGTGATTCATGAAACAATGCCAGCAAATGTTGCCAACTATATGCAGGAGATAGGACGGGCAGGACGTGATGGTGAGCCCGCACTTGCGATTTTACTTTATTGTGATGGGGATGAAGAGCTTGCTAAATTTGTAGTAACAGGCGACTTACCGTCATCAGGTCATGTAGATCGCTACCAAGAACTTCTTTTACAACATATGCAGCCAGCGCAAATGATAAAAAATGGGGAACTGAGTGAGACAGCCTTTCGTGTTCTAGAATACTGGTCACACAAGGAATCTGCAGAGCAAGTAAAGGCACGTCTAAATCAATTGGTACTTGAAAAATTTCAAGCTGTTGATGAAATGCTAAAAATTACTCAGACAAAAGACTGTATTCGCACACAGCTAGTCGGGTATTTTGGGCAAAAATTGCAGGAAAAGCCCGAAAACTGTTGTGAAAATTGTGGAATCCATTATGATGAAATCAATAAAGTACGCTTAAAGCAAGAGAAAAAAGTAGAAATGATTCCATGGGAAAGTCGATTGAAACAGCTTTTAATAGGCTTTTAG
- a CDS encoding enoyl-ACP reductase FabI, whose amino-acid sequence MVENLLQLKDKNIVVMGVANDRSIAWGIAKRLFDVGANVIFTYRQERSLKKLQKQLENYGQPEAFIVQCDVNSDESTKAAFDEIGAKVGVIHGIVHSVAFANAEDLHNRFLETTRDGYAFAQDTSAYSLISTAKAAHPYMTEGGSIVTMSYLGAERVLDGYNVMGVAKAALEASMRYLAADIGQDNIRVNAISAGAIRTLAAKGVPSFNTILHKIEETAPLKRNVQQDEVADMTIVMLSHLSRGVTGETIYIDAGYNIMG is encoded by the coding sequence ATGGTGGAAAATTTATTACAATTAAAAGATAAAAATATCGTCGTAATGGGCGTAGCGAATGATCGTAGTATTGCTTGGGGAATCGCAAAACGTCTATTTGATGTCGGCGCTAATGTGATTTTCACGTATCGTCAAGAACGTTCATTAAAGAAATTACAAAAGCAACTTGAAAATTATGGTCAACCTGAAGCCTTTATTGTACAATGTGACGTCAACAGTGACGAAAGCACAAAAGCAGCCTTCGATGAGATTGGCGCTAAAGTCGGCGTTATCCACGGAATTGTACATTCTGTAGCATTTGCCAATGCAGAAGATTTACACAATCGCTTTTTAGAGACAACTCGTGACGGTTATGCATTCGCGCAAGACACAAGTGCGTACTCTTTAATTTCAACAGCAAAAGCCGCACATCCATACATGACAGAAGGCGGTTCTATTGTAACAATGAGTTATCTAGGTGCAGAACGTGTGCTAGACGGCTACAACGTAATGGGTGTCGCTAAAGCTGCATTAGAAGCTTCTATGCGCTACCTAGCTGCTGATATTGGTCAAGACAATATTCGTGTCAATGCCATTTCTGCTGGGGCGATTCGTACACTTGCAGCAAAAGGTGTTCCTTCATTCAACACGATTTTACACAAAATCGAAGAGACTGCACCATTAAAACGAAATGTACAACAAGACGAAGTCGCAGATATGACGATTGTGATGCTATCTCACCTATCACGTGGTGTTACGGGAGAAACAATCTACATCGACGCAGGCTACAATATTATGGGTTAA
- a CDS encoding YpdA family putative bacillithiol disulfide reductase produces MQQVDAIIVGGGPCGLAAAISLQNIGLQPIVIEKGNIVNAIYNYPTHQTFFSTSERLAISDVPFIIEGRKPKRNQALVYYREVVRLKNIQVNRFETVGSVVKNGEVFTVTTDKNVYETPYVVIATGYYDHPNFLDIPGEELPKVFHYFKEGHEFFDTDVLVIGGKNSAVDAALELNKAGARVTVIYRGSEYSPSIKPWVLPEFEGVVRNGEVTMHFNTNIKEIREHRVVVDIDGREEILKNDFVFAMTGYHPDHSFIRAMGVSIDDESGRPFCQPETMETNVEGLFIAGVIAAGNNANEIFIENGRFHGDCIAKAIAERK; encoded by the coding sequence ATGCAACAAGTAGATGCAATTATTGTTGGAGGAGGCCCTTGTGGCTTAGCAGCAGCAATATCTTTGCAAAATATTGGTTTACAACCAATTGTGATTGAAAAAGGAAACATCGTAAATGCGATTTACAATTATCCAACGCACCAAACGTTTTTTAGTACGAGTGAACGTTTAGCGATTAGTGACGTGCCGTTCATCATTGAAGGACGGAAACCAAAACGAAATCAAGCCCTTGTGTATTATCGTGAAGTGGTGCGTTTGAAAAATATTCAAGTGAACCGTTTTGAAACAGTCGGCAGTGTTGTGAAAAACGGAGAGGTCTTTACAGTAACGACAGATAAAAATGTCTATGAGACGCCTTATGTTGTAATTGCGACAGGTTACTACGATCATCCTAATTTTTTGGATATACCGGGTGAGGAATTGCCGAAAGTGTTCCATTACTTTAAAGAAGGACATGAATTTTTCGATACCGATGTCCTTGTTATAGGTGGTAAAAACTCAGCTGTAGATGCTGCATTAGAGTTGAACAAGGCTGGCGCGCGTGTCACGGTCATTTATCGTGGTAGTGAGTATTCACCAAGCATTAAGCCTTGGGTACTACCAGAGTTCGAAGGTGTAGTACGGAACGGAGAAGTCACGATGCACTTCAATACAAATATCAAGGAAATCCGTGAGCATAGGGTTGTAGTAGACATCGATGGTCGAGAAGAAATCTTAAAAAATGATTTTGTTTTCGCCATGACAGGGTATCACCCAGATCATTCTTTTATTAGAGCGATGGGTGTATCAATTGATGATGAGTCAGGTCGTCCGTTCTGTCAACCAGAAACAATGGAGACGAATGTAGAGGGATTGTTCATTGCTGGAGTCATTGCAGCAGGGAATAATGCCAATGAAATCTTTATAGAAAATGGTCGTTTCCATGGCGATTGTATTGCCAAGGCAATTGCTGAAAGAAAATAA
- a CDS encoding MFS transporter codes for MDYIQKGTKAFTKANWALFLAGFITFANLYVSQPLLPTFAEEFHVSPAVASLSLSVTTFALSISMIIVGSLSEAWGRKALMTISIFAASFLTLALAFSPNFETILALRVIQGVVFAGLPAIAMAYLGEEMDPRSLGVAMGLYISGNSVGGLSGRVIIGTLTDLYNWQVGMIVLGIMSLVISVLFVWMLPNSKHFSPRPLQLKALTTSLIQHVKDPSMLCLFGIGFVLMGSFVTLYNYIGFKLMAPPYDLSATIVGWIFVIYLVGTFSSAWFGSLADKYGRQKMLLQSIAIMFAGAIITLNGLLSLKIIGITVFTFGFFAAHSIASGWVSKRATHDKAQASSLYLFFYYFGSSVGGTAGGVFWMHFGWGGVIAMITVFLVVACLLSFLLKGIIAKQSMVTGHSCS; via the coding sequence ATGGATTATATACAGAAGGGAACAAAGGCGTTTACCAAAGCAAATTGGGCCCTCTTTTTAGCGGGTTTTATTACCTTTGCAAATTTATACGTATCACAGCCATTGTTACCAACATTTGCAGAGGAATTTCATGTATCGCCTGCAGTTGCAAGTCTTTCTTTGTCAGTGACGACATTTGCGCTGTCCATAAGTATGATTATTGTCGGCTCCTTATCGGAGGCTTGGGGTAGAAAGGCATTGATGACGATTTCTATTTTTGCAGCATCGTTCCTGACGCTAGCACTGGCTTTTTCCCCTAACTTTGAAACGATTCTAGCTTTGCGCGTTATACAGGGTGTTGTTTTTGCAGGTTTACCTGCGATTGCAATGGCCTACTTAGGAGAAGAAATGGACCCCCGGAGCCTCGGTGTTGCTATGGGTCTCTATATAAGTGGTAACTCAGTAGGGGGGCTTAGTGGTCGTGTCATTATTGGTACTTTAACAGACCTTTATAACTGGCAAGTTGGTATGATTGTGCTCGGCATTATGAGTCTCGTTATTAGTGTGCTTTTCGTCTGGATGTTACCGAATTCTAAGCATTTTTCGCCACGTCCATTACAACTAAAAGCATTAACGACATCACTTATTCAACATGTGAAAGACCCATCGATGCTTTGTCTTTTTGGCATTGGTTTTGTGTTAATGGGGAGCTTTGTCACACTTTATAACTATATTGGCTTTAAATTGATGGCACCTCCGTATGATTTAAGCGCCACAATTGTTGGATGGATTTTTGTAATTTATTTGGTCGGGACTTTTAGCTCGGCTTGGTTTGGTAGTTTAGCAGATAAATATGGTCGACAAAAAATGTTATTACAATCGATTGCGATTATGTTTGCTGGGGCAATCATTACATTAAATGGTCTACTCAGTTTGAAAATTATCGGTATTACAGTATTTACTTTTGGCTTTTTTGCTGCACACTCTATTGCCAGTGGTTGGGTGAGTAAACGTGCCACTCATGATAAAGCGCAAGCATCTTCCCTATATTTATTTTTCTATTATTTTGGCTCCAGTGTAGGTGGAACGGCAGGTGGCGTATTTTGGATGCACTTCGGTTGGGGAGGCGTCATTGCAATGATTACTGTCTTTTTAGTCGTTGCTTGTTTGCTATCGTTCTTATTAAAGGGAATCATCGCTAAGCAAAGCATGGTTACAGGTCATTCGTGTTCATAA
- a CDS encoding flotillin family protein, with the protein MTSILIVVGVVAFILIAIVGMYVTKYRTAGPDEALIVTGSYLGSKNVHKDESGNRIKIIRGGGTFVFPIFQQAQPLSLLSSKLEVTTPEVYTEQGVPVMADGTAIIKIGGSISEIATAAEQFLGKQKSEREGEAREVLEGHLRSILGSMTVEEIYKNRDKFSQEVQRVASQDLAKMGLVIVSFTIKDVRDKNGYLDSLGKPRIAQVKRDADIATADAEKETRIKRAEASKEAQKAELERATEIAEAEKENQLKVAEFRREQDIAKARADQAYELETARAKQEVTEQEMQIRIIERQKQIELEEKEILRREKQYDSEVKKKADADRYAVEQNAAAEKSRELAQADAEKYRIESLAKAEAEKIRLDGLAKADAERAQGETDADIIRLRGLAEAEAKRKIAEAFEYYGQAAVLDMVVRMMPEYAKELASPLGNIDKITVVDTGGGEGGGGANKVTSYATNLMSTLQESLKETSGIDVKELIESYAGKHTLRPELEQIAVGLGKQQASKALEEIKEPVEQ; encoded by the coding sequence ATGACGAGTATTTTAATTGTTGTAGGTGTTGTAGCATTTATATTAATCGCCATTGTGGGAATGTATGTGACGAAATATCGTACAGCAGGTCCAGATGAAGCACTGATTGTGACAGGTAGCTATCTTGGCTCAAAAAATGTACATAAGGATGAGTCAGGGAATCGCATAAAAATTATACGTGGGGGCGGTACTTTCGTTTTCCCAATTTTCCAGCAAGCACAGCCATTAAGTCTTTTATCTAGTAAACTAGAGGTGACAACGCCGGAAGTGTATACGGAGCAAGGGGTTCCTGTAATGGCAGATGGTACAGCTATCATTAAAATTGGCGGCTCTATTTCTGAAATTGCCACAGCGGCAGAGCAGTTTTTAGGGAAGCAAAAATCAGAACGTGAAGGTGAAGCACGTGAGGTATTAGAGGGTCACTTGCGTTCCATTTTAGGCTCAATGACTGTGGAGGAAATTTACAAAAATCGTGATAAATTCTCGCAGGAAGTTCAACGTGTAGCTTCTCAGGATTTAGCAAAGATGGGTCTAGTCATTGTGTCCTTTACGATTAAGGATGTACGCGATAAAAACGGTTATTTAGATTCACTTGGTAAACCGAGAATCGCTCAGGTTAAACGTGATGCGGATATTGCGACTGCAGATGCAGAAAAAGAGACGCGTATAAAACGTGCAGAAGCGTCTAAAGAAGCGCAGAAGGCAGAATTAGAGCGTGCGACTGAAATTGCGGAAGCGGAAAAAGAAAACCAATTAAAGGTAGCTGAATTCCGTCGCGAGCAGGATATTGCCAAAGCTCGCGCTGACCAAGCATATGAGCTTGAAACAGCCCGTGCGAAACAGGAAGTAACGGAACAAGAAATGCAAATTCGCATTATTGAGCGTCAAAAACAAATTGAATTAGAAGAAAAAGAGATTTTACGTCGTGAGAAACAATATGATTCGGAAGTAAAGAAAAAGGCAGATGCTGATCGTTATGCAGTGGAGCAAAATGCGGCAGCGGAAAAAAGTCGTGAGCTTGCGCAAGCTGATGCAGAGAAATATCGAATTGAGTCGTTAGCGAAAGCGGAAGCAGAGAAGATTCGATTGGACGGTCTTGCAAAAGCAGATGCAGAGCGTGCTCAAGGGGAAACAGATGCAGATATTATTCGTCTGCGTGGTCTTGCCGAAGCCGAGGCGAAACGTAAAATTGCAGAAGCCTTTGAATACTACGGTCAAGCAGCTGTCCTGGATATGGTTGTACGCATGATGCCTGAATATGCGAAGGAACTTGCAAGCCCACTTGGTAACATTGACAAGATTACTGTTGTGGATACTGGTGGTGGCGAAGGCGGTGGCGGTGCCAATAAGGTGACGTCGTACGCAACGAACTTAATGTCAACACTGCAGGAATCTTTGAAAGAAACTTCAGGCATTGACGTCAAGGAATTGATTGAAAGCTATGCAGGCAAGCATACACTACGTCCTGAGCTTGAGCAAATTGCGGTTGGTCTAGGGAAACAACAAGCATCAAAGGCTTTAGAGGAAATAAAAGAACCAGTTGAACAATAA